The following are encoded in a window of Rosa chinensis cultivar Old Blush chromosome 4, RchiOBHm-V2, whole genome shotgun sequence genomic DNA:
- the LOC112199523 gene encoding uncharacterized protein LOC112199523 yields the protein MVMKQRSLQLEGTNAHRKLVIYPNGNKKRNVEGHVSLYLELAGEYSLQGDWEIYVDFRLFLLDQKRGKYLVLEDAFAKENCFHREMLRLPGFDRFMPLEEFTNASNGYVVDDTCVFSAEDFVCKERTKGKRERLLTTNNAVMHRQVWKVENFSKLDDPFYKSEPFVAGNQKWEIQFYPKGIAHGMGTHLSLYLALFDFKPTPPVFKIFAEFCLRIVDRKHANHKTWSGKHCFSATSSSWGLPKFIRASSPV from the exons ATGGTTATGAAGCAGAGGAGTTTGCAGCTGGAGGGCACAAATG CTCATAGGAAATTGGTGATATACCCAAAtggaaacaagaaaagaaatgtgGAAGGCCACGTCTCTCTCTACTTGGAATTGGCTGGAGAATATTCACTTCAGGGTGATTGGGAGATATATGTGGATTTTAGGTTGTTTTTACTTGATCAGAAAAGGGGCAAGTACTTGGTTCTTGAAG ATGCTTTCGCAAAGGAAAATTGCTTTCATCGGGAAATGCTGCGCTTGCCTGGTTTTGATAGGTTTATGCCTCTTGAAGAGTTTACTAATGCCTCCAATGGATATGTAGTTGATGACACCTGCGTGTTTAGTGCTGAGGACTTTGTTtgtaaagaaagaacaaaaggcAAAAGAGAGCGTTTATTAACGACAAACAATGCAGTTATGCACAGGCAGGTTTGGAAGGTTGAGAATTTTTCAAAGCTAGATGATCCATTCTATAAGTCAGAACCATTCGTTGCTGGAAACCAGAAATG GGAGATACAGTTCTATCCCAAGGGAATTGCCCACGGAATGGGGACTCATCTTTCTCTTTACTTGGCATTATTTGATTTTAAACCAACTCCTCCTGTGTTCAAGATATTTGCAGAGTTTTGCCTGCGTATTGTAGATCGAAAGCATGCCAATCATAAGACATGGTCAG GTAAACACTGTTTCAGTGCCACGTCTTCCTCTTGGGGTTTGCCTAAGTtcattagagcaagttcaccggtGTAG